The following are from one region of the Coffea eugenioides isolate CCC68of chromosome 2, Ceug_1.0, whole genome shotgun sequence genome:
- the LOC113759700 gene encoding putative disease resistance RPP13-like protein 1: MGGLGKTTLAQIVYKDLTVTQSTGFPTRAWVRISEEYDATRITKELLRELSISFDKDEKLFSLQGKLQVGLTNKKFLLVLDDVWNDNYNDWDDLSIPFKSGSRGSKIIVTTRNQQVARMMAKERSIHHLKLMLEEDCRSLFKKHAFKNRDGNENAELEEIGNEIVKKCRGLPLAVKTVAGVLRSKATPEEWKQILVSEEWTQSDNPKGPLPALRLSYIHLPSHLKRCFAYCAVFPKDYQFRKEEIIQLWQANDLLGENKRIKNEGEKCFDELRMRSLFHKSTDHTFSMHDLVNDLARFVFGKYCLRLEDHQEGNATISGARHFSYHPSQYDTFLKFNLLSQTKGALGSSLGIGIVIGIIDSGFGIKTFHSNILLGSHIGISIIPIPDAWFDECFGIKCN, translated from the coding sequence ATGGGTGGCCTTGGCAAGACCACCTTGGCCCAAATAGTTTACAAAGATTTGACGGTGACACAGAGCACGGGTTTCCCTACCAGGGCATGGGTCCGCATATCAGAAGAATATGATGCTACAAGGATAACAAAAGAACTGCTAAGGGAACTCAGTATTTCTTTTGACAAGGATGAGAAATTGTTTTCCCTTCAAGGAAAGCTACAAGTTGGTCTAACCAATAAAAAGTTCCTTCTTGTTCTGGATGATGTTTGGAATGATAACTACAATGACTGGGATGATTTAAGCATCCCTTTCAAAAGTGGATCACGTGGAAGTAAGATCATTGTTACAACACGGAATCAGCAAGTTGCAAGGATGATGGCCAAAGAAAGGTCAATTCATCATTTGAAGTTGATGCTAGAGGAAGATTGCCGGTCTTTATTTAAGAAGCATGCATTTAAAAATAGAGATGGCAATGAAAATGCAGAACTTGAAGAAATAGGAAACGAAATTGTGAAGAAGTGTCGAGGGTTGCCTTTGGCTGTGAAAACAGTTGCAGGTGTTTTGCGTTCCAAAGCTACCCCCGAAGAATGGAAACAGATTTTAGTAAGTGAAGAGTGGACTCAAAGCGATAATCCAAAAGGCCCCCTGCCAGCATTGAGATTAAGCTACATTCATCTTCCTTCCCATCTTAAAAGGTGCTTTGCTTATTGTGCTGTGTTCCCCAAAGATTACCAGTTTAGAAAAGAGGAAATTATTCAGTTATGGCAAGCTAATGATCTTTtaggagaaaataaaagaattaaaaacgAGGGTGAGAAGTGCTTTGATGAACTGAGAATGAGGTCATTATTTCATAAGTCAACTGACCATACTTTCTCCATGCATGACCTTGTCAACGATTTGGCTAGATTTGTTTTTGGGAAATACTGCCTTAGGTTGGAAGATCATCAGGAAGGCAATGCTACAATATCTGGTGCAAGACATTTTTCATACCATCCTAGTCAGTATGACACATTTCTCAAGTTTAATCTCTTGAGTCAGACTAAGGGGGCGCTTGGTTCAAGCTTAGGAATTGGAATTGTAATTGGAATCATAGactctggttttggaattaaaacttttcattccaatatctTGCTTGGTTCACACATTGGAATTAGCATTATTCCAATTCCTGATGCTTGGTTTGATGAGTGTTtcggaattaaatgcaattaa
- the LOC113760725 gene encoding putative disease resistance RPP13-like protein 1 isoform X2, translating into MADVALAMGSSVFSAFLQVVFDRMATKEFFNLFRGRENDGELLEKLKLNLQIVGDVLDDAENKQTRNRSVKGWLDKLHDTIYEADDLLDEINTEALRLKVEAICNNSTSQVSALNYSSSFSNDFLGKMMPQIEKMVARLDWFIQQINPMGLRVVEPKRQSCRTPSTSLVDEATVYGRDADKEKIIKMLLSESANGVNFTVISVVGLGGIGKTTLAQLIYKDKRVQNHFPTKAWVCISEDYDAARITKELLEGLDIPLSDASENLNSLRVKLQLELTGKRFLLVLDDHWNRDYNEWDRFKVLFTGAMQGSKIIVTTRDEKIALMMCKKESIYSLDLIAEEDCCSLFEKHAFENIDGDQRLELEDIGKKIVKKCARLPLAVKTVAGLLRSKTTAEEWEDILVSEVWTQTDNEDDILPALRLSYSHLPSRLKRCFACCAVFHKDFEFRKEEIIHLWQANDLLEPPGENRGIEQIGEEYLRELRFRSLVLT; encoded by the coding sequence ATGGCTGACGTTGCTTTAGCTATGGGAAGCTCTGTCTTCTCGGCTTTCCTTCAAGTTGTATTTGATAGGATGGCTACAAAAGAGTTCTTCAATCTATTTCGGGGAAGAGAGAATGACGGAGAACTCCTCGAGAAACTCAAACTGAACTTACAAATAGTTGGAGATGTGCTTGATGATGCAGAGAACAAGCAAACAAGGAACCGATCTGTCAAAGGATGGCTAGATAAGCTTCATGACACTATCTACGAGGCAGATGACTTGCTTGATGAGATCAACACTGAGGCACTACGACTGAAGGTTGAAGCTATATGCAATAACTCGACCAGTCAGGTAAGTGCTTTGAATTACAGCTCATCTTTCAGTAATGATTTCCTTGGGAAGATGATGCCACAGATAGAAAAAATGGTTGCTAGATTGGATTGGTTCATACAACAAATTAACCCTATGGGTTTGCGAGTTGTTGAACCAAAAAGGCAATCCTGTCGAACTCCTTCGACTTCTTTGGTTGATGAGGCCACAGTGTATGGTAGAGATGCTGATAAGGAGAAGATAATTAAAATGTTGCTATCTGAGAGTGCAAATGGAGTCAATTTCACTGTGATTTCTGTAGTGGGACTTGGGGGAATTGGTAAGACCACTCTTGCTCAATTGATTTACAAAGATAAGAGGGTGCAAAATCACTTTCCTACAAAAGCATGGGTTTGCATATCAGAAGATTATGATGCTGCCAGGATAACGAAAGAACTCCTTGAAGGGCTTGATATTCCACTTTCAGATGCAAGCGAGAATTTGAATTCCCTTCGAGTGAAGCTACAATTGGAGCTAACTGGCAAAAggtttcttcttgttttagATGATCATTGGAATCGGGACTACAACGAGTGGGATAGATTCAAGGTGCTATTCACAGGTGCAATGCAAGGAAGTAAGATCATTGTAACTACACGTGATGAGAAAATTGCATTAATGATGTGTAAAAAAGAGTCAATTTATTCCTTGGATTTGATAGCAGAGGAAGATTGCTGCTCCTTATTTGAAAAGCATGCCTTTGAAAATATAGATGGAGATCAAAGACTAGAACTTGAAGATATAGGAAAGAAAATTGTGAAGAAGTGTGCAAGGTTGCCTTTGGCTGTGAAAACAGTTGCAGGTCTCTTGCGTTCAAAAACAACGGCTGAAGAGTGGGAAGATATTTTAGTAAGTGAAGTATGGACTCAAACAGACAATGAAGATGACATCTTGCCAGCGTTGAGATTGAGCTACAGTCATCTTCCATCTCGTCTTAAAAGGTGCTTTGCCTGTTGTGCTGTATTTCATAAGGATTTCGAATTTAGAAAAGaggaaataattcatttatggCAAGCTAATGACCTTTTGGAGCCTCCAGGAGAAAACAGGGGAATTGAACAAATCGGTGAAGAGTACTTACGTGAGTTGAGGTTTCGGTCCTTAGTCCTTACTTGA